A single genomic interval of Neisseria leonii harbors:
- the cysG gene encoding siroheme synthase CysG — MNYFPLFADLRGEPVLVVGGGTVAERKIAPLLEAGASVRVVARKLNSQVRAWADEGRLNWVANEFADGMVHDVLLVIAATDDETLNRHVSQAAKAAKRLVNVVDRQELCTFITPAVIDRSPLQIAVSSNGTSPVLSRRVRQAVEKCVPFSFGTMAQLAAEARDDVKAALPDLARRRLFWEQLFDGVFADYCAQGRLNDARRELKQRLAADTPPQGSVCLVGAGPGDAGLLTLHALHAIQAADVVLYDALVSDEVMRLVRKDAEKICVGKRAQGHQVRQEETNRLLLEHARSGRRVVRLKGGDPFVFGRGGEELQVLAEAGIPFRIVPGITAALGATAYAGIPLTHRDYAQSVQFITGHCRADGSDVAWQNFAQNNQTLAVYMGTIRAAEIAAQLIRHGRAADTPVAIISNGTRRNQSVISGRLDRLADLAARAEAPALMVIGQTAALHGQLDWFGKRD, encoded by the coding sequence ATGAATTATTTTCCTTTATTTGCCGACTTGCGCGGCGAGCCGGTGCTGGTGGTCGGCGGCGGCACGGTGGCCGAACGCAAAATCGCGCCGCTGCTGGAAGCAGGTGCTTCGGTACGCGTGGTTGCCCGAAAGCTTAATAGTCAAGTTCGTGCATGGGCAGACGAAGGCCGTCTGAATTGGGTGGCAAACGAATTTGCAGACGGTATGGTTCATGATGTTCTGCTGGTCATCGCCGCTACCGATGACGAAACGCTCAATCGGCACGTTTCTCAGGCCGCCAAAGCCGCCAAGCGGCTGGTCAATGTGGTAGATCGGCAGGAGCTGTGCACGTTTATCACCCCGGCCGTCATCGACCGCTCGCCGCTGCAAATCGCCGTGTCGAGCAACGGCACATCGCCGGTATTGAGCCGCCGCGTGCGGCAGGCCGTCGAAAAATGCGTGCCGTTTTCGTTCGGCACAATGGCGCAGCTGGCAGCCGAAGCGCGTGATGATGTGAAAGCCGCCCTGCCCGATTTGGCGCGCCGCCGCCTGTTTTGGGAGCAGCTGTTCGACGGGGTGTTTGCCGATTATTGCGCACAAGGCCGTCTGAACGATGCCCGCCGCGAACTGAAACAGCGGCTGGCTGCCGATACGCCGCCGCAGGGTTCGGTGTGTCTGGTCGGCGCGGGGCCGGGCGATGCCGGGCTGCTCACACTGCACGCGCTACACGCCATTCAGGCAGCCGATGTGGTGCTGTATGACGCGCTGGTGAGTGATGAGGTGATGCGGCTGGTGCGCAAAGATGCGGAAAAAATCTGCGTGGGCAAACGGGCGCAGGGTCATCAGGTGCGGCAGGAGGAAACCAACCGCCTGCTGCTGGAACACGCCCGCAGCGGCCGGCGCGTGGTGCGTCTCAAAGGCGGCGACCCGTTCGTTTTCGGGCGCGGCGGCGAAGAATTGCAGGTGCTGGCCGAAGCGGGGATTCCGTTCCGCATCGTGCCGGGCATTACCGCCGCGCTGGGGGCTACGGCTTATGCCGGTATCCCGCTGACCCACCGCGATTATGCCCAATCGGTGCAGTTTATCACCGGCCACTGCCGCGCCGACGGCAGCGATGTCGCTTGGCAGAATTTCGCCCAAAACAATCAAACGCTGGCAGTGTATATGGGAACCATCCGCGCGGCCGAAATTGCCGCACAACTGATCCGCCACGGCCGCGCCGCCGACACGCCCGTCGCCATCATCAGCAACGGTACGCGCCGCAACCAGAGCGTCATCAGCGGCCGTCTCGACCGTCTGGCCGATTTGGCCGCACGCGCCGAGGCTCCCGCCCTGATGGTTATCGGACAGACCGCCGCGCTGCACGGGCAGCTGGACTGGTTCGGCAAGCGGGACTGA
- a CDS encoding acyl-CoA-binding protein → MSDLKQKFEQAQQDVVSLAERPDNATLLKLYAFYKQATEGDVHGDKPGTFDLVAKKKYAAWSELQGMSADDAMTGYVAEVERLLNEE, encoded by the coding sequence GTGAGCGATTTGAAACAGAAATTCGAGCAGGCGCAACAAGATGTGGTGAGCCTGGCCGAGCGTCCCGACAATGCGACCCTGCTGAAACTGTATGCTTTCTATAAACAGGCCACCGAAGGCGATGTACACGGCGACAAACCGGGTACGTTTGATTTGGTGGCCAAGAAAAAATACGCCGCGTGGAGCGAATTGCAGGGTATGTCGGCCGATGATGCGATGACGGGCTATGTGGCCGAAGTCGAGCGGCTGTTGAACGAGGAATAA
- the ftsH gene encoding ATP-dependent zinc metalloprotease FtsH yields MGNFKHLLVWLALGIGLMAAYNALGERKEESQQIEYSQFIEQVNNGEIANVNIEGSLASGYVIKGERTDQTTFFTNALPADDKLMSTLLDKNVRVKITPEEPPGMLRSLLFSLLPVMLLIGAWFWFMRMQAGGGKGGAFSFGKSRAKLLDRDANKVTFADVAGCDEAKEEVQEIVDYLKAPNRYQSLGGRVPRGILLAGSPGTGKTLLAKAIAGEAGVPFFSISGSDFVEMFVGVGASRVRDMFEQAKKNAPCIIFIDEIDAVGRQRGAGLGGGNDEREQTLNQLLVEMDGFESNQTVIVIAATNRPDVLDPALQRPGRFDRQVVVPLPDIRGREQILKVHAKKVPLDESVDLVSLARGTPGFSGADLANLVNEAALFAGRRNKVKVDQSDFEDAKDKIYMGPERRSMVMHEDEKRATAYHEAGHAIVAESLPFTDPVHKVTIMPRGRALGLTWQLPERDRISMYKDQMLNQIAILYGGRIAEDLFVGRISTGASNDFERATQIAREMVTRFGMSEKMGQMVYAENEGEVFLGRSVTRSQNISEKTQQEVDAEIRRILDEQYAVAYKILDENRDKMETMCKALMEWETIDRDQVLEIMAGKQPSPPKDYSHNVRQDDEGSETEPRPAAPVEAGHQDTPSGSGGMVQDSATVGPEADPQPNPNPHLNPDSVTAGGEGTYQAPDAHRKD; encoded by the coding sequence GTGGGGAATTTTAAACATTTATTGGTTTGGCTGGCTTTGGGTATCGGCCTGATGGCCGCTTACAACGCCTTGGGCGAGCGTAAGGAAGAAAGCCAGCAGATCGAATATTCGCAATTTATCGAACAGGTAAACAACGGCGAAATCGCCAATGTCAATATCGAAGGTTCGCTTGCCAGCGGCTACGTCATCAAAGGCGAACGCACCGACCAAACCACGTTCTTCACCAACGCGCTGCCCGCCGACGACAAGCTGATGAGTACGTTGCTGGATAAAAACGTGCGCGTGAAAATCACACCCGAAGAACCGCCCGGTATGCTGCGCAGCCTGCTGTTCAGCCTGCTGCCCGTGATGCTGCTGATCGGCGCATGGTTCTGGTTTATGCGCATGCAGGCCGGCGGCGGCAAGGGCGGTGCGTTTTCCTTCGGTAAAAGCCGTGCCAAACTCTTGGATCGGGATGCCAATAAAGTAACGTTTGCCGATGTGGCGGGCTGTGATGAAGCCAAAGAAGAAGTGCAGGAAATTGTGGATTACCTGAAAGCGCCGAACCGCTATCAGAGTCTCGGCGGGCGTGTACCGCGCGGCATTCTGCTGGCCGGTTCGCCCGGTACCGGTAAAACCCTGCTGGCCAAAGCGATTGCGGGCGAAGCCGGTGTACCGTTTTTCAGCATTTCCGGTTCCGATTTTGTCGAAATGTTTGTCGGTGTGGGTGCCAGCCGCGTACGCGATATGTTCGAGCAGGCCAAGAAAAACGCGCCCTGCATCATCTTTATCGACGAAATCGATGCAGTCGGCCGCCAACGCGGTGCGGGCTTGGGCGGCGGCAACGACGAGCGTGAACAGACCCTCAACCAGCTGCTGGTGGAAATGGACGGCTTCGAAAGCAACCAAACCGTCATCGTGATTGCCGCCACTAACCGCCCCGACGTTCTCGATCCCGCCCTGCAGCGGCCGGGACGTTTCGACCGCCAAGTCGTCGTCCCCCTGCCCGACATCCGCGGCCGCGAACAGATTTTGAAAGTGCACGCCAAAAAAGTGCCGCTGGACGAATCGGTGGATTTGGTTTCACTGGCGCGCGGTACGCCCGGTTTTTCCGGTGCGGACTTGGCCAATCTGGTCAATGAAGCCGCACTGTTTGCCGGACGGCGCAACAAAGTCAAAGTGGATCAGAGCGATTTTGAAGATGCCAAAGACAAAATCTATATGGGTCCCGAACGCCGCTCTATGGTAATGCACGAAGACGAAAAACGCGCCACCGCCTACCACGAAGCCGGCCATGCGATTGTTGCCGAAAGCCTGCCGTTTACCGATCCCGTGCATAAAGTAACCATTATGCCGCGTGGCCGTGCTTTAGGCCTGACCTGGCAGCTGCCCGAACGCGACCGCATCTCGATGTACAAAGACCAGATGCTGAACCAAATCGCCATTCTTTACGGCGGCCGCATTGCCGAAGACCTGTTTGTCGGCCGCATTTCCACCGGCGCATCAAATGATTTCGAGCGCGCCACGCAAATCGCACGCGAAATGGTTACCCGTTTCGGCATGAGTGAGAAAATGGGGCAAATGGTATATGCCGAAAACGAAGGCGAAGTCTTTCTCGGCCGCAGTGTAACCCGATCACAGAATATTTCCGAGAAAACGCAGCAGGAAGTCGATGCTGAAATCCGCCGCATTCTCGACGAGCAGTACGCCGTGGCCTATAAAATCTTGGACGAAAACCGCGACAAGATGGAAACCATGTGCAAAGCACTGATGGAATGGGAAACCATCGACCGCGATCAAGTGCTGGAAATTATGGCCGGCAAGCAGCCCAGCCCGCCGAAAGATTACAGCCACAATGTGCGCCAAGACGATGAAGGGAGCGAAACCGAACCCCGCCCTGCCGCACCGGTGGAAGCCGGCCATCAGGATACGCCCTCCGGCAGCGGCGGCATGGTACAGGACAGTGCAACCGTCGGCCCCGAAGCCGACCCGCAGCCCAACCCGAATCCCCACCTGAATCCTGACAGCGTAACCGCTGGCGGCGAAGGTACATACCAGGCACCTGATGCCCACCGCAAAGACTGA
- a CDS encoding RlmE family RNA methyltransferase — translation MATRSKSSKAWLSEHVNDHYVHRAQKDGYRARAAYKLLEINEKDQLIKEGTVLADLGSAPGSWSQVAAKLAGGSGKVFALDILPMEPLPDVSFIQGDFREETVLAEFESLLGNRDLDLVICDMAPNMSGNAVTDQARSFYLCELALDFARSRLKNGGSFLVKVFQGAGYQEYLAAMRETFTTVQTRKPGASRGRSSEIYLLGKNKR, via the coding sequence ATGGCAACCCGTTCCAAATCCTCCAAAGCCTGGCTTTCCGAACACGTGAACGACCATTACGTCCACCGGGCGCAAAAAGACGGCTACCGCGCCCGCGCCGCATACAAACTGCTGGAAATCAACGAAAAAGACCAATTGATTAAAGAAGGCACCGTTCTGGCCGATCTGGGCAGTGCACCGGGCAGCTGGTCTCAGGTGGCCGCCAAACTGGCCGGCGGCAGCGGAAAAGTTTTCGCTCTCGACATTCTGCCGATGGAACCCCTGCCCGACGTATCGTTTATCCAGGGAGACTTTCGCGAAGAGACGGTTTTGGCCGAATTTGAATCTTTACTCGGCAACCGTGATTTGGATCTTGTAATTTGCGATATGGCGCCCAATATGTCGGGCAACGCGGTAACCGACCAGGCCAGAAGTTTTTATTTGTGCGAACTGGCTCTGGATTTTGCCCGCAGCCGCCTCAAAAACGGCGGCAGTTTTCTGGTGAAAGTGTTTCAGGGTGCAGGTTATCAGGAATACCTTGCCGCCATGCGCGAAACTTTCACCACCGTGCAGACCAGAAAGCCGGGTGCCTCACGCGGCCGTTCCAGCGAGATTTATCTTTTGGGGAAAAATAAACGCTGA
- the yhbY gene encoding ribosome assembly RNA-binding protein YhbY produces MTDKLSTKQILELKARAHHLHPVVMIGRHGLTESVIQETDAALTAHELIKVRVLGDDRVERMAVCEALCAAVGAQPVQHIGKLLVLWRKNLEA; encoded by the coding sequence ATGACGGACAAACTTTCCACCAAGCAGATTCTCGAATTGAAGGCGCGCGCGCACCATCTTCATCCTGTGGTGATGATCGGCCGGCACGGTCTGACAGAATCGGTTATTCAGGAAACCGATGCGGCGCTGACGGCGCACGAGCTGATTAAGGTCAGGGTGCTGGGCGACGACCGTGTCGAGCGTATGGCGGTGTGTGAAGCGTTGTGTGCGGCGGTTGGTGCGCAGCCGGTACAGCATATCGGCAAACTGCTGGTGCTGTGGCGTAAGAATTTGGAAGCTTAG
- a CDS encoding hemolysin family protein has product MNILEAALLLILLIAASAFVSCAELALASARKIKLQILAKEGNTRALDVIHMQQHPGSFITVVQIILNAVAILAGSIGEAAVRPYLYRLADRPDGWTATLLSLLSFLLITGSFILLADLVPKRFAMTRPERVAVRVVRPMLLLIFLLKPFVWIFDGLANLIFRLLHIDTARKEQLTSEDIYAVVDAGAQAGVIKQQEHYLIENIFDMQQRTVTSTMSTREHIVYFDKNAAPDHIMHIMAEKPHRKFLVCDGDLERVIGYIESHTLLTLFIQEQSLRLTDKRMLRKVLFIPDTLSLYDVLETFKNSGEDFAVVVNEYALVVGIVTLKDVMSIVMGELVNTEEEPQIIRRTDGTWLVDGTTPLEDVMRALDIDTFPNAENYETIAGFMMYALRKIPKRTDFAEYGGYKFEIIDTENFKIDQLLVTRQTNPETSD; this is encoded by the coding sequence ATGAATATTCTTGAAGCCGCACTCCTGCTGATACTGCTGATTGCCGCCAGTGCATTTGTCTCCTGCGCCGAGCTGGCTCTGGCTTCCGCACGCAAAATCAAATTGCAGATTCTCGCCAAAGAAGGCAATACGCGCGCATTGGACGTCATCCATATGCAGCAGCATCCGGGCAGCTTCATTACCGTTGTACAGATTATCCTGAACGCCGTCGCCATTCTGGCCGGCAGCATCGGCGAAGCCGCCGTCCGCCCCTACCTTTACCGCCTTGCAGACCGCCCTGACGGCTGGACCGCCACGCTGCTGTCCCTGCTGTCCTTTCTACTGATTACCGGCAGCTTCATTCTGCTGGCAGATCTGGTACCCAAACGCTTTGCCATGACCCGCCCCGAACGAGTGGCTGTCCGCGTGGTACGCCCCATGCTGCTGCTGATTTTCCTGCTCAAACCTTTTGTCTGGATTTTCGACGGCCTGGCCAATCTGATTTTCAGACTGCTGCACATTGACACCGCCCGCAAGGAGCAGCTGACTTCCGAAGACATCTATGCCGTTGTCGATGCCGGCGCACAGGCCGGAGTCATCAAGCAGCAGGAGCACTATTTGATTGAAAACATTTTCGACATGCAGCAGCGCACCGTCACCTCCACCATGAGCACACGCGAACATATTGTCTACTTTGACAAAAACGCCGCTCCCGACCACATTATGCACATCATGGCGGAAAAACCGCACAGAAAATTTCTGGTCTGCGACGGCGACCTAGAACGTGTTATCGGCTACATCGAATCACACACACTCCTGACCCTGTTCATTCAAGAACAGTCGCTGCGCCTGACCGACAAGCGGATGCTGCGCAAAGTGCTGTTCATTCCGGATACGCTGTCCCTTTACGACGTTTTAGAAACTTTCAAAAACTCGGGAGAAGATTTTGCCGTCGTCGTCAACGAATACGCCTTGGTCGTCGGCATAGTGACACTGAAAGATGTGATGAGCATCGTCATGGGAGAACTGGTCAATACCGAAGAAGAACCACAGATTATCCGCCGAACCGACGGTACTTGGCTGGTGGACGGCACGACACCGCTGGAAGACGTGATGCGCGCCCTGGATATCGACACTTTTCCCAACGCGGAAAATTACGAAACCATTGCCGGCTTTATGATGTATGCTCTGCGAAAAATCCCCAAGCGTACCGACTTTGCCGAATACGGCGGCTACAAATTTGAAATCATCGATACCGAAAACTTCAAAATCGACCAACTGCTGGTTACCCGTCAAACCAACCCCGAAACTTCCGACTGA
- a CDS encoding pseudouridine synthase, with protein sequence MKKTPPLPPLNGIHPSYLHLPHRPPAPAPLLLDYLCHKFPFIGRDTWAARLDSGFVAGSDGRPLNRHTPFLPGQTIYYYRDTGGTEPRVPFDIDILHIDEHLIAVDKPPFLPVTPGGRFLHETVLTRLRRHPDLQHLDTAAISPLHRLDKDTGGVMLFSRNPSARSAYQRLFQERAVAKTYQAIAPVRPDLAFPCDIRSRLVRGEAFFLTQTVAGEPNAHTRIELIETANGFGRYRLMPVSGKKHQLRVHMASLDIPILNDRLYPEAQPDSPDDFVKPLQLLALSIAFTDPFSGQNRRFDSRRSLALPTGTQQAV encoded by the coding sequence ATGAAAAAAACGCCGCCGCTGCCGCCGCTCAACGGCATCCACCCCAGCTATCTGCATCTGCCGCACCGCCCGCCGGCTCCTGCGCCGCTGCTGCTGGATTATCTGTGCCACAAATTTCCCTTTATCGGCCGCGACACTTGGGCGGCACGGCTGGACAGCGGTTTCGTTGCCGGTTCAGACGGCCGCCCGCTCAACCGCCACACGCCGTTTCTGCCCGGCCAAACCATTTATTACTACCGCGACACCGGCGGCACAGAGCCGCGCGTACCGTTCGACATCGATATTCTCCACATCGACGAACACTTGATTGCGGTGGACAAACCGCCGTTCCTGCCCGTTACACCCGGCGGCCGCTTCCTGCACGAAACCGTCCTCACCCGCCTGCGCCGCCACCCCGACCTGCAACACCTCGACACCGCCGCCATCAGCCCGCTGCACCGTTTGGACAAAGACACGGGCGGGGTCATGCTGTTCAGCCGCAACCCCTCCGCCCGCAGCGCATACCAGCGGCTGTTTCAGGAACGCGCCGTTGCCAAAACCTATCAGGCCATCGCCCCCGTCCGACCGGATTTGGCCTTCCCGTGCGATATCCGTTCGCGGCTGGTGCGCGGCGAAGCGTTTTTCCTGACCCAAACCGTCGCAGGCGAGCCGAACGCCCACACCCGCATCGAACTGATCGAAACCGCCAACGGCTTCGGCCGCTACCGCCTGATGCCGGTCAGCGGCAAAAAACACCAGCTGCGTGTACATATGGCTTCGCTGGACATTCCGATTCTCAACGACCGCCTCTATCCCGAAGCGCAGCCCGACAGCCCCGACGACTTCGTCAAACCGCTGCAACTGCTCGCCCTCAGCATTGCTTTTACCGACCCGTTCAGCGGACAAAACCGCCGTTTCGACAGCCGCCGCAGCCTCGCCCTGCCGACCGGAACACAACAGGCCGTCTGA
- a CDS encoding asparaginase has protein sequence MNAPNKRIFVLYTGGTIGMTAGADGLRPDTDLVNRALQPFSDGLHFDWQVCTPLIDSSAVTAENWRDWLAVLRAKLPHYDGVLVLHGTDTMAYTANIFALALADCGKPVVMTGSQQPFSAPGSDAPGNLALAVAALMLARPQVLIAFDGKLWEAVGSSKVSTERAAGFANPHKGAAAEYTGGAWRQLRAVPQVRTVLPEAAEWSKVACYTLTPGFGSTEIARSLAATQAGAVILQSYGHGNTPSETEWVEAVRGYIARGGVVLNISQAAEGNVAAVYAQGSALRQAGVIGGGRCNLETAVAVLTLYAAAGREAVADVLRALALIE, from the coding sequence ATGAATGCGCCAAACAAACGGATTTTTGTACTCTACACGGGGGGCACCATCGGCATGACGGCGGGTGCGGACGGGCTGCGTCCCGATACGGATTTGGTGAACCGTGCCTTGCAGCCGTTTTCAGACGGCCTGCACTTCGATTGGCAGGTCTGCACGCCTTTAATCGATTCGTCGGCGGTAACGGCGGAAAATTGGCGGGACTGGCTGGCGGTGTTGCGTGCAAAACTGCCGCATTATGACGGCGTGCTGGTGCTGCACGGTACGGACACAATGGCCTATACCGCCAATATTTTCGCGCTGGCGTTGGCAGATTGCGGCAAGCCCGTCGTGATGACGGGCTCGCAGCAGCCGTTTTCCGCGCCCGGCAGTGATGCGCCCGGCAATCTGGCCTTGGCGGTGGCGGCTTTGATGCTGGCGCGGCCGCAGGTGTTGATTGCGTTTGACGGCAAATTGTGGGAAGCGGTGGGCAGCAGCAAAGTCAGCACCGAGCGTGCGGCGGGGTTTGCCAATCCGCATAAAGGCGCGGCGGCCGAATATACCGGCGGAGCTTGGCGGCAGCTGCGTGCCGTACCGCAGGTGCGGACGGTTTTACCCGAAGCAGCCGAGTGGTCGAAGGTGGCCTGTTACACGCTGACCCCCGGTTTCGGCAGCACGGAAATCGCGCGCAGTCTGGCGGCAACGCAAGCCGGTGCGGTGATTCTGCAAAGTTACGGCCACGGCAATACGCCGTCTGAAACGGAGTGGGTGGAAGCGGTGCGCGGCTATATCGCGCGCGGCGGCGTGGTGCTCAATATCAGTCAGGCAGCGGAGGGAAATGTTGCCGCTGTCTATGCGCAGGGCAGTGCGTTGCGGCAGGCCGGTGTGATCGGCGGCGGCAGGTGCAATTTGGAAACGGCCGTGGCCGTGCTGACGCTGTATGCGGCGGCGGGACGCGAAGCGGTGGCTGATGTGCTGCGGGCGTTGGCATTGATTGAGTAG
- a CDS encoding DUF2147 domain-containing protein: MKKMILTAALAVAAFGAHAAEIEGKWRTVDDETKKPKAIVHITQNGGVFSGKIVAVADGVDNNCTECKQPGALIGRTVLTGLKEVNGKYEGGKITDPKSGKTYSAKAELGSDGKSLKVRGYLGVSALGRTQTWQRAD; encoded by the coding sequence ATGAAAAAAATGATTTTGACTGCCGCTTTGGCCGTTGCCGCATTTGGCGCGCACGCTGCCGAAATCGAGGGTAAATGGCGCACCGTCGACGATGAAACCAAGAAACCGAAAGCCATTGTCCACATCACGCAGAACGGCGGCGTATTCAGCGGTAAAATCGTGGCTGTGGCCGACGGTGTGGACAATAACTGTACCGAATGCAAACAGCCCGGCGCACTGATCGGCCGCACCGTACTGACCGGCCTGAAAGAAGTAAACGGCAAATACGAAGGCGGCAAGATTACCGACCCGAAAAGCGGTAAAACGTACAGCGCGAAAGCCGAATTGGGCAGCGACGGCAAAAGCCTGAAAGTGCGGGGTTACTTAGGCGTATCCGCACTGGGCCGCACGCAGACCTGGCAGCGTGCCGACTAA
- the ychF gene encoding redox-regulated ATPase YchF produces MSLKCGIVGLPNVGKSTLFNALTQSGIEAANYPFCTIEPNVGIVEVPDPRMAELAKIVNPQKMQPAIVEFVDIAGLVAGASKGEGLGNQFLANIRETDAVVNVVRCFDDDNIVHVAGKVDPIADIETIGTELALADLASVEKAIVREEKRARSGDKDAQKLVDLCKKLLPHLNEGKPVRALGLDAEETAMLRPLFLLTAKPAMYVGNVAEDGFDNNPHLERLKELAAKENAPVVAVCAALESEIAELDDGEKAEFLAEMGLEEPGLNRLIRAGYDLLGLQTYFTAGVKEVRAWTIKKGDTAPQAAGVIHTDFERGFIRAQVIAYDDFVALGGEAKAKEAGKMRVEGKEYVVQDGDVMHFLFNV; encoded by the coding sequence ATGAGCTTGAAATGCGGCATCGTCGGCCTGCCCAACGTCGGCAAATCCACCCTGTTCAACGCCTTAACCCAATCCGGCATCGAAGCGGCCAATTATCCGTTCTGCACCATCGAACCCAACGTCGGCATTGTGGAAGTACCCGATCCGCGCATGGCCGAGTTGGCCAAAATCGTCAATCCGCAAAAAATGCAGCCGGCGATTGTGGAGTTTGTCGATATTGCCGGTCTGGTGGCGGGCGCAAGCAAAGGCGAGGGCTTGGGCAACCAGTTTCTCGCCAATATCCGCGAAACCGATGCCGTTGTGAATGTGGTGCGCTGTTTCGACGATGACAATATCGTCCATGTGGCGGGCAAAGTCGATCCGATTGCCGACATCGAAACCATCGGTACCGAACTGGCCTTGGCCGATTTGGCTTCGGTGGAAAAAGCCATTGTGCGCGAAGAAAAGCGTGCCCGCAGCGGCGACAAAGACGCACAGAAGCTGGTGGACTTGTGCAAAAAACTGCTGCCGCACCTGAACGAGGGCAAACCCGTACGCGCACTCGGTCTGGATGCCGAAGAGACGGCCATGCTGCGCCCGCTGTTCCTGCTGACGGCCAAACCCGCCATGTATGTCGGCAATGTGGCCGAAGACGGTTTTGACAACAATCCGCATCTGGAACGCCTGAAAGAACTGGCCGCCAAAGAAAATGCCCCCGTTGTGGCCGTCTGCGCCGCGCTGGAAAGCGAAATCGCCGAATTGGACGACGGAGAAAAAGCCGAATTTCTCGCCGAAATGGGCTTGGAAGAACCCGGTTTGAACCGCCTGATCCGCGCGGGCTACGACCTGCTCGGCCTGCAAACCTATTTCACCGCCGGTGTCAAAGAAGTGCGTGCGTGGACGATTAAAAAAGGCGATACCGCCCCGCAGGCTGCCGGTGTGATTCATACCGATTTCGAGCGCGGCTTTATCCGAGCGCAAGTGATTGCCTATGATGATTTCGTTGCCCTTGGTGGCGAAGCCAAAGCCAAGGAAGCGGGCAAAATGCGCGTGGAAGGCAAAGAATATGTGGTGCAGGACGGCGATGTGATGCACTTTTTGTTTAATGTTTGA
- the tyrS gene encoding tyrosine--tRNA ligase, with amino-acid sequence MISSILQDLQARGLIAQTTDFDALETLLGEQKIALYCGFDPTADSLHIGHLLPVLALRRFQLAGHTPVALVGGATGMIGDPSFKAAERSLNTAETVAGWVAKIRGQLEPFLSFEGENAAIMANNADWFGQMNCLDFLRDIGKHFSVNSMLARESVKQRIERDDVGISFTEFAYALLQGYDFAELYKRHGAVLEIGGSDQWGNITAGIDLTRRLHQKQVFGLTLPLVTKADGTKFGKTEGGAVWLSAEKTSPYQFYQFWLKVADADVYQFLKYFTFLSVEAIDGIEADDRAREGKPQAQRILAEEMTRLIHGEAALEAAQRITESLFSGDESGLTENDYAQLALDGLPTFGAEGRLNVVEALVAAGLAKSNKEAREFVKNKAVVINGETVEAANNPDFAPEKPDDAYLLTDAHKRFGRYTIIKRGKRNHALLVWR; translated from the coding sequence ATGATTTCTTCCATTCTACAAGATCTCCAAGCGCGCGGCTTAATCGCGCAAACTACGGATTTTGACGCGCTGGAAACTTTATTGGGCGAGCAGAAAATCGCGCTGTACTGCGGTTTTGACCCCACCGCCGACAGCCTGCACATCGGCCATCTTTTGCCTGTTTTGGCTTTGCGTCGTTTCCAGCTGGCGGGGCATACGCCGGTTGCGCTGGTGGGCGGGGCAACGGGTATGATCGGCGATCCGAGCTTTAAGGCGGCCGAGCGCAGTTTGAATACAGCGGAAACGGTAGCCGGCTGGGTGGCAAAAATCCGCGGCCAGCTGGAACCGTTTTTGAGTTTTGAAGGCGAAAACGCCGCCATTATGGCAAACAATGCCGATTGGTTCGGCCAAATGAACTGCTTGGATTTCCTGCGCGACATCGGCAAGCATTTTTCAGTCAATTCCATGCTGGCGCGTGAATCGGTCAAACAACGTATCGAGCGCGATGATGTGGGCATTTCGTTTACCGAGTTTGCTTATGCCCTGCTGCAAGGCTATGATTTTGCCGAGCTCTACAAACGCCACGGCGCGGTATTGGAAATCGGCGGCTCCGACCAATGGGGTAACATCACGGCAGGTATCGACCTGACCCGCCGTCTGCACCAAAAACAGGTATTCGGCCTGACCCTGCCGCTGGTTACCAAAGCCGACGGCACCAAATTCGGCAAAACCGAAGGCGGCGCGGTGTGGCTGAGTGCGGAAAAAACTTCGCCGTATCAGTTTTACCAGTTCTGGCTGAAAGTGGCCGATGCCGATGTGTATCAATTCCTCAAATATTTCACGTTCCTGAGTGTGGAAGCCATCGACGGCATCGAGGCGGACGACCGTGCGCGTGAAGGAAAACCTCAGGCGCAGCGCATTCTGGCCGAAGAAATGACCCGCCTGATTCACGGCGAAGCCGCCTTGGAAGCGGCGCAGCGCATCACTGAGAGCCTGTTTTCCGGCGACGAAAGCGGTCTGACCGAAAACGATTACGCCCAGCTCGCGTTGGACGGTTTGCCGACATTCGGGGCCGAAGGCCGTCTGAATGTGGTGGAAGCCTTGGTTGCGGCCGGTTTGGCCAAATCGAACAAAGAAGCGCGCGAGTTTGTGAAAAACAAAGCGGTGGTCATCAACGGCGAAACGGTGGAAGCGGCCAACAATCCCGATTTTGCGCCGGAAAAACCCGATGATGCCTATCTGCTGACCGATGCGCACAAACGCTTCGGCCGCTACACCATCATCAAGCGCGGCAAGCGCAACCATGCGCTCTTGGTGTGGCGCTGA